CCTGACCTGTACCGACCCAGCGGAGATGTGGATCCACGAGGCATTTGCGACCTACATGGAATCCATTTACGTTGAAAACACGGATGGCTACCCGTCGATGATCAGATACCTGATGTCGCAAAAACCGCTGATCAAAAACCAATACCCGATGATTGGCCCCCGGGGAGTCAACTACCAGCACAAGGATACCGATATTTACTACAAAGGGGCCTGGTTGTTGCACACGCTGCGCTGCGTCGTCGACGACGACAACATCTGGTTTATGGCCCTGCGTAAAGTGGCGCTCGAGCGGAGACATTCGTCGGTGACGACCAAGCAGATCATCGACATTCTGTGCCGGGAAACCAACGTGGACCTGCGGCTAATCTTTAATCAATTTTTGAACCATGCCGCCCCGCCCGTGCTTGAATACCGTGTAACGGAAAAAGGTGATTACATCGAATTGCAACACCGGTGGATCGCCGAAACGTACGGGTTTAACATGCCCCTGAAATACCGGTTTGCCTACGGTCCGTGGCATACGTTGTACCCGACGCGGGAATGGCAAACAACGCTCATCCGCCGGTCGAACGGGTGGTTGAACTTTGCGTACGAATTGCAGTATTTTGGCACCAAACACATGGATCTTAGTAACTTAAAACAACAGGAATAAGGTCGTCATGCGCTTCCCAAAAACGATTTTTATCCCGGTTCTGGCGCTGCTGCTGGCGGCCTGTCAGTCGGGATACCACCTGACGAACCAGGCTTACAGCCGCATTCAGGTGGATTCGCTGGCGGCTCCGGCAGACAGCGGTATGGCCCGATTTCTGCACCCCTACAGCCAGCAGCTCGGTCAGACCATGAACGAGGTGCTGGTTACGTCGGCGGTACCGCTCAACAAAGCCAAGCCGGAATCGGCCCTGAACAACATGCTCGCGGATGCCATCCTGCAATACGGTCAGCAGAAGCTGGGCCAACCCGTTGACTGCTCGCACCTGAACTACGGCGGCATCCGGATCAGCCTGCCGCAAGGCCCCATCCGGATCGGTAACATTTACGAAGTGATGCCGTTCGACAACCAGCTAACCCTGCTGACGCTGAAAGGCTCGATGCTTCGCGAATTTTTCGAATATTTCATCGGCAATCAGGCGGAAGAAAACGCGCTGATTGTGGGCGGGGCTCGGGTTACGATCAAGAACAACCTCCTGACCGCCATTGAGTTCACGAACGGCCGAACGTTTGACCCCAACCAGAATTACACGGTTTTGGTGAGTGATTACATCGCCAACCGGGGCGGTGGAACGGCTTTTCTCAAAGATGCCGTTCGTCGGCAGGACTTCGCCGTCACCATTCGGGATGTTTTCATTGATTATTTTCGACAACTCGGCAAATCCGGCCAACCCATAACTCCCACGATCGATGGACGCATCTCAATCCAGTAGACGCCAGTTTCTGAAAACATTCGGTACAGCCGCCGTGGTGGGCAGCTTGGCGCCGGAGGTTTGGGCCAAACCGAGAACCACGAACCTGACCATTCTGCACACCAACGACGTACACAGCCGACTGGAACCGTTTCCGATGGACGGCAGTCGCAACGCCGGGCGGGGCGGGATTGTACGGCGGGCCACGCT
This Larkinella insperata DNA region includes the following protein-coding sequences:
- a CDS encoding 5'-nucleotidase C-terminal domain-containing protein; the encoded protein is MRFPKTIFIPVLALLLAACQSGYHLTNQAYSRIQVDSLAAPADSGMARFLHPYSQQLGQTMNEVLVTSAVPLNKAKPESALNNMLADAILQYGQQKLGQPVDCSHLNYGGIRISLPQGPIRIGNIYEVMPFDNQLTLLTLKGSMLREFFEYFIGNQAEENALIVGGARVTIKNNLLTAIEFTNGRTFDPNQNYTVLVSDYIANRGGGTAFLKDAVRRQDFAVTIRDVFIDYFRQLGKSGQPITPTIDGRISIQ